The genomic stretch agaacctctattattttggATGTGCGtattcttaatcctgatataataacaaacacatataattactatttatttctttaacttatcaatgggtgagatttattcgttaaatcaataggcccgataaattgggagatagtaccatttatatggtgtgttgttgattataaaaggaaatcgtgtcctatttatttaggttgatgatgcccccatgaggagctcataaggattatcatgcaaaccctgcaggtggacttagtctgacatgataataaagttgagagGTACttttggagtcagatgttaattaagtgagttgtcagtaactcatttaattaacgggcatacgatatcttaaacacagggagattaacgcactcatgataagtaggagctcatattataatatgggattggtgcggtagttcaataatgaccctttaatggtatgggttattattgatgaacttgagttgggtgttcgggtcgaacacaggaagctcaagtccatcaggagaccaaaaccaattcctcctctcggtccctgttgtagcttcTATAAAGgctcgcattcacccgttttcgttttgcttcctacccaagaaaagggtcggtcacatccttgcttggtgcccaggcaaggggtcggccaagccttgcttgttgcctaagcatggggtcggccaagtcttgcttggtgcccaagcaaggggtcggccacaataaaagaaaaagaaaaagaaaaaagaaaaaatgagagattttttctctcaacagaattctaaaaaaatctgttaatttttctcttttttttttctggagccaaggattataaaaagagaggaggttgtgccataAAAAAATAAGTGctaagtttttctccacaaccaaaaccctctccttttctttcctctagggtcggcgcccaaAACCCCtccctttctttcctctagggtcggcgtcccatccctttcttcctctctttcttccctctagggccgacGCCCCATCTCCCCTTCGTAGCCggggcttggaggagaagaaaaataagagaagaagcacctaggtggccggcggtttggaggaaAAGATGAAGAAGGAGGCACCCCTTTTGCTTTGCATTCTTTGGTGGTAGGTGgcttggaaaggaagaagaggttcgtgtgttttatcttggtagatcgtcgcacacacgacgtccaagaaaaggagaggaatacagtagaagatcaagaggtctttagctacgaagaaatgtacaactagttatttaattctgttgcgtaattggttttgttttcttcgtatcgattttggatatcgatttgaataccaacacaagagaccagcgatcttatgcttcgatcaaggtgtgctttgatcaatcaagatcttacttgattgatcaaacacatgtctgattgagcatgtgggttgctaggaaaggttctgtgctcgtataaaatttttgtaaggggatttacacagaacaAAATTTCCAGCGCTATCAATTATCCAGCGACTTAGTTGGTGTCGCGATGACATCACGAgatgggagagagagagagagagagagagatggatGTGGCATCGGGTGATGTGAGGACGCAAGGGAGGGGTGGAAAGATCAGGGAAATAAATGAAGAAATCGGGAGAAATAGAAGAAAGGAAAATTAGGTATACTTAGTCTTTAATTAATCCCAACCTAAGTTAACGAAATCAATCAACTCTCATTTAAGAGATATTCCAAACAAATTTTCTCCATGCCCAATAACTCTATCTCCTTAAACGTATCATACGGACTTCATTTAaattcagaaaaatttctaaaaattctgaaaaaaaaaatccaataagattatttttccaattatacttattatttaattttctatatCTTACACCACCATTACAAAATTTCCAATCAATTAAAATAGGGAACCTTCATGAACTCAAAACATATGCATATTTTCCTCCACACTTAGAATTTTGGACATCCTAACTCATCAAGAAATCAATCACAACTCTCAAGAATTAAGACAAAGCAAATATGAGAAAAGGTAAAGTTTTGTTGAGTGAGATATTCACTAGaatttataagaaaaagaaatcAAAGGATGGGGAAAGACATATCCTTCATCACATTCATACATGCAAATgtttctttgattttgaaaaaaaacaaagcaagttctagaattCAATTATCATGAGTGCATATCACACAAAAAGAGAATAGAGAATAGGCTTAAGGTAGTCCTCTCTAAGTGATTTTTTGacaatcaaactcaattaatcaaaagaGAATTCATCACCATACTAACCGATAATATGTAATTCAATCATGTCAAATAATCTAAAATTTGATGGTCAAACTTAAAGAACTTTTACTATTCTCAAGATATTACTTCTAGGAAGCACACAAAGAGATTTATTTAAAACCAAATGAACTATAAACCAAACATAGTGCAAAGCATGAAAACAAAATATGAAAGCAAAGTATGAAGTACAAAAAAGTATgaagtaacaaaaaaaaattaaaggacgGACTCCCCTATATTCCCGACGGTTGAAGACGATTCAAAAGCAACATCCACATCGATAGTGGGATGGTCCAAGCGACAGAGAGAGTCTTCATCGTGTGATTGTCAAGTGGCATTCCCTCCATCACCGTCTCCTTGAACGTTCTCCCGAACGGTTGAAGAAGGTTCAATTTGAGCATCCAACGCTGGAATAGAATGATTACAATCGAAGTCATGATCACTCTCTTcactttttcttccttagaactTGGTGGTCGAAGGTGGTTCAATTGGAGTATGTACTCTAAGAGCTCGATTTTTGCCAAACATGTATGGCCAAGGAAAGAGAGTGTCTCCCGCACACATGCGGGATAAGAAAGAGATGTAATAGAGTCAATCTTTATCGAACATGTATCGAACAATAAATCACATTCAataaaatcaataatagacacctctacaaaatttttaaaaaaatcagaagACATACTAACCTTATAATGCTTAAAGGTACCTGGAGGTTCTAGAAGAGTGAATGTGATTTCCTCTTGTGGTTCTGGCTTCGATAGTGGTGCAACCAAAGAAAGTGATTCTTAGGGCTTTACCTCctctgcataagtccctacacttcCCTCATCAACAAAATCAAATTTTGTAGCCTCAATCATgttaatcaaaattttgcattTCGAATCTGCAACAACAACATCAACATCAACATCAACATCAACAGTGTTAGAATCATCGACTACACCATCACAGTACAAAATACTAGAGGAGTCTTGTAGTGCCTCAGAATCAAAATCAGGAATGTCACAagctctacaatccatctcctcactagAGTGTTGTACTTGTCGTTGGGCGACATATGTTGTAAGTTGATTCAATTGCATCTATAACTTCCGACTTGATTCCTCTGCTCATTGTTGGGCCTAGAGCATATATTCTTTATGTTGTTGTTGCATTTGCAATGTTTGTTACTGAATTTGCAATATCATTCGTTGGGCAACCTCCTCAAGATATTGCAAGTTTGCTTGATTGGGGCCATGAACTTTTTCACTAAACTCTTGAAATGTTCCCAAGGAGTTGTCTAGATCTAATGGAATGTCTGAGGTCTAGTAAGCATTGAGTCATCTTGAAATCCATGTGGACTCTGATGTGTTGGGGGAGGTTGAATACTCTATTGTGGTATACCCCCATACATGAAATTTTGATGGTTCATCCCGTCTAAATTATAACATTGGGGGTGCTCAATATCCTACTGTTGTGTATTCCCATACTACTCAGGAATTTGTTAGGGTTGATAGTACTAAGTTGACCCAACCATGAATATGAGTGCTAACAGCTGGATCATACACGTCCTGATAGTGATGTTAGTAACACTTAGATTCGCTAATAAATGCATTTGCTTCCGGTACATAATGGGGCATTGATAAATTGAATGGGCTAGACGACCACACATTAGACAAGAACTCATTCTTGAATTATAAACCTGATTAACACCTCCAAATCATTGAAAGTATTGATCAATGGTCGTTGAAATAATATCCTAGTCCTGAAACACTGAAACAACAAAATCACCAGATAGAGGAAGCTTACGAGATAAAACACATGGATATAATAAATTAAGCcctaaacaatttttaaatttttgtaaagcAATAGAAAAATAATCCTAAGTTATCAAACATGAATTTTTGTAAAGCAATAGAAAAATAATCCTAAGTTATCAAACATTCCCAACAACATCGTCAAAATTTAACATGAGCACCTGTATATCATACTACGTGTGtatcaaattataattaagttACTGAACCCTTTCTACGCTAATATAGCATAGGGATGACTCGGGTCTGTCTCCTAACGAATGTAACAATGGATGATAGTTCTTAGAATTGATTTATTATTACTTAGAGTTTTTGACATAACAATGGGGGGTTTGGGTTTGAGTTCTAAGCCTATGAAATGAAAAACAATGcatataataaaatctaattcTAATAAATAAAAGACAATGCGTGTAAATATAACCTAATCTAACCTAAACTATGACTGCCAGGAATTAAGGAAAACACAAAGCAAGCATtaaatgaaactaagcatgaaataaaACATAGAGGAACTAACAAAACCTAACTAATGTAACCTAATGACATCAAAATGAAGAACAACTATCACTAACATCCAATTAAAATAAAACATTGCTGGAATACGAAATGAATTGAAATGCACTGACACAACTAAAAGTAACAAGAATGTTAGAGGAAATTTGTCAAACACATAGTGAGCATGAATTACATGAATCACAAGTACGTGCAATTCTAAACATGGGAGAACAATCCAATACAAGCATTCATCAGCTAACAAAAATAAACATCAGCTACATTGAACTAACAACCATGTAAAAGAGGGGCTGCTACCCGGGATATGATGAAGAGATTGCTGCCCAAAATCTGATGAAGGAAGGGGGCTGATGGCGGCGAAGGTGCTGTCCGGGAGAAATGGAGAGCTCTCCTATTCTAACCCGAAGTGGAGAGGTGGCAATGAGTTCGCTGGAAGAAACTGTGGATGGCCAGAGACGGAAGGGCGAGCCCTCTTCTTCTAACCCGAAGAAGAGGGGTGGATGCGCCGATGAGAGGGAGGTGCTTCTGCTCTTATAactcaaagaggaagaagaagatgaccgGTTCCTCCTCTTCTAACCCAAAGAGGAGGTAGAGATCAAGTTGTGATAGCCGCCGGTGAGATGAAGAGGTGGAGGCGTGGTGGCTGTCCAGAGCTTGCTTCCGTGAGGTGAGGGACAATGGAGAGGGGATGGAGCCCGGCCGGCGGTGGTGAGGGTGGAGATGATGCCGCCAGCCGTCGGTGGTGAGGCGAGAGGGTGCAGCGAGTGCGTCGGGAGAAGATAGCGTGTGAGGTAGTGTGAGGAAGCAATCGGACAAAGATGCGATCAGCAGACTGTCACGAAGCTCTTGTGACCATCAGATTTGGATCTGATCTCATATCTGAACGGACAATCCAGAATGTTTCATATCTTGATCAACAATAGATCAATTTAGATCGAGATTAAAAAGCTTCATATCTTGATCAATAATTATGTTCTATTCTAACTCGAGTCCTGACCCTTTTAATCACCTATAAGTCCAAATTCAATTATTAGCatcaaatattataaattaaagataaatcttATTAAAGCTCAAAAATGAATACAATTCGTGAAATACAATATAAACGCTAATTTACCATTCTTGAAGATCAAAAAGTACAAATATAAAAACCTAATTATCATGAAAAATGATTATCAGTAACCCTATTATGAATAGTaactataaaaaataatattatgacCATATAAGATCTGTGCTTgctaagtaaagaaaaataacAAGTAGTTTAAGATCTGAAAAGTAGTTGGGGTTGCGGTTCAATTGTTAGTTCCTTCACTGATGACTCTCGCCTGTCAAACCTGTCATCTGACTTAGGGGTTTGTCAGTCATCCTAACAAGTTAAAAAATCTTTATCTCAACCCAACCTAAGGTGAGTTATGGGTTAGACGAGCCACTTCATGAGCccatcaaaaaaaataaataaataaaaatggttgaaatttttaaatttgaattgtgAATTAGATGAGTACAATCAACATACgagttgaattttttattttagttttcagttttgaaaaaaaaaaattctcaacccACAAACCAATCGAACCACCACAAATCGACCCGTCTAGGCTCACAATTCATACGAATTGATCATTTAGGGTCATTGTTAAATAAGTTGGTAAATTTTTAATACAACCAATTTATATTTGATTTAAACAAGCCAATTCGACAGACTCAACTCAAATTAATAGTTTCAaacattattaaattattttgtatatTCAGTGTAGGTATAAATTAAACACGTAAAGTTgagttaaattttatattttaaaaatttatttagtaagataatcaattaaaaaaaaatctagtttaaTGAGCTAACTTGCACGATTATTCAAATTTGGTAAATTTATTTGAACATAGTCCATTTACGCTTTATGGAGCTTTTAATTTTAActtgtttaattatttaaaattttaacattGTTAAATGTGATAACGAGCTTGTTAGTAATGATTGTTAATAGATGATCTTCTTTTTTTCACATGAACAAAGCGATATTATATTAACTCGACCTTCTTTCTCACAAAAGAAAAGCATTTACTTCATAGATCTTTGTCAAGCTCAGCAACTACTGCGGGTCAATGCTGACATTCCTCAGTTTAATCGTTTACATTCAGCTGCTGCTGccgcccctcctcctcctcctcctcctcctcctctggcAGCGGATTCTGATACCTGTAGAGCGCTGCGCAGGCGATGTAGTAGCTAAAGTTGGCAATCGTCAACACAGTCACAATCCAATACACCTTCTCCAATCTCGACGCGTTTATATTGTCCGGTAACCACCCTGTCGTTCGGCGGATCAAGTCTATCACGGCAGTGCTCAGGTAGAACCCCAGCGCAATGGTCACCGCTATCAACCCCGTCGACGTGTTGCGCAGCATCGACGGGAACTCCCGGTAATAAAGCGCCACTTGCCCCGGGAAATGAAACGCCTCCCCCACCCCCACCAATACCAACGGCACCACCAGCCATAGCGCCGACATGGGCACCACCCAACCGGCCTCGCTTTCCTTACGATGCGCCCGCACCACCCTCGCCCGGGCGTGCTCGACCAGGGCAGACGCCGCCATGCCGGCGGCGTTGAAGAAGTGGCCCACACCCACGCGCTGGAGCGGCGTGGGAGTGTGCCGCGTGAGTCGGTGCCAGAGAGGGAGGAGGAAGCGGTCGAGCAGGCAGAGGGAGATTGCTGTGCTGGCGAGGGAGGAGACGACAAAGGAACTGGCGGGGACGGAGAAGTGAGGGCCGACGGTACGGTCCATGGTGAGGGCTTGGAGGACGGTGAGGCCGAGCTGGATGCTGATGGAGACGCTGATGAAGATGGAGGAGCTCCAGAGAGGGAAGATGCGGAGCAAGACCTTGAAGTCCTCGACTTGCTCCACGCTGCAGAGCCTCCACGGCTTGGCCACCGACCCGTTTGGCTTGGTCTCGCCGTCGCAGATCCACGCAGCCCTGTTCAGAAACCTTAGGCTCTGGGTCGGAGCACGTCCCAGTAGGCTCCCGTTCGGAGTTTGATCCAAAGTCTTTGCTCTGTTAATGTTTCCGCCATTAATTGCTCTGAAGTAATAGCTGGGATTCGCCGGTGTTATTGTAACATTCCATTTTCTGAAAGCAGCAACGACCACTTGTAGGAGGCCAGTGAACGGGCTTCCTTGGGCTGCCGGCTTCCTGTAGTACTTGGCTCCCGACAGCAGGACGACGGCGCTAGCAGCGTTAGCCGTTGCGGACAGCCCGAAGCCCAGCGTCCAGCTGATGCTGTCTTCAATGAAGACTAAGACAGTGGTTCCGATGATGCCAGCGGCGTAGATGAGGACGAAGAACCAGTTGAAGATCACGGTCTGGTCTCGGGGCTTGTCGAATTGACTGGCGCCCAGGGCGAGCATGTTGAACCGCGTTCCGCCACAGCCGGCCGCTGTCAGAGCTATTGCTATGTATAAGAAGGCGAGCTGGCCCGAAGACGCCGACTGGCAGTCGGCGGAACCGAACGCGCATGGGGGCGGCCTGAGCCACTTGACGGCAGCGGTCAACGTGACGAGGACGAGTGACTGCAGCAGCGAATaggttgttttttaatttttttttaatcgcccaaaaaaaaaaaaaaaccctctaGTTGGTCCATGGAAAAAGGTATTTCATATTTTAATTCAGATCTTCTGCACccaaaaaattctattttttatctTATTTACTGGATAGTCATGTGTAATATATTCTCGTGATATATAAGACATCTTTATTATATAAAATGTAATTTGATCAGCCCGATTGATAAGAAAATACAGAGATCCGAACTCTTCTTATTTATACTTGTTTCCTATTTTAAACTACAAAAAGTATTTtataaacataaattaattagtATTTATACTCGTTGCTGTCAGAGTGAAGTTAATAAATGTATAGATAGAAAAATTATGAGAATTTTGAACTGCTAAAACGATTCAAATGAGAGAATTAAGATGAGGACGCTGCCTACCAGTAAACTGAGCAAGGTGGAGAAAACGATAACTGGATAGCAGCCGACGAAGGCATCAGAAAGGATGGCTCCGGCGACGGGAGAAAGGTTGATGCAGCCGTTGACGATGTTCCCGATCTGCGCGGCGTCGATGCTCTTCACGTTGTACTGCTTTATCAGGTACACCGTCAAGTTGGCTGTCACTCCTGAAGCCGCTAGCGTCATCCCAAACGCACTCCCTGCAAAACCAATATTAATCCTCCCTCCCTGTAATTACCAGCTCGATCTGCGTGCCGCAAATTAAATATCGGTGCTGCGAGAGAGGGGAAGAGATGAGACCTAAGATGAAAGGAAAAGTGATCCATCCGCCTTTGCCGTCCTTCTTCGGTGCTTCAGCTTCTTGGGACTCCTCCTTACTCATCCTGCAATTTCTGAACTTACGCCTGTTAGCTCGTACAATCTCTCCTTGCAGTTTTAAACTGGGTCTTCCATTTGGAGTTCTCACTCCAACTTTATAAATTATTAGAGCGAGAACGTAGTGATGTATCACTGAAcaccttttcttttttaacactTGACCATAAAATTTTAATCATGCACACCAGATGCtacgtttctttttcttctcatttTGTTACGGCAGAGGCAGTGGTGATTTAAACTATCCCAAGACGAATAGTTAGGAATTCAACGTCGGGGTATCTCAGTCATTTAATGTTTTATTAGATATTGGAGATTATGATTGATCCGGTCTGCTCAAATAAATCATTGATGAGTTTGGTCCCTAGTCAATTTAATTGTCACTCATCAAATAATAATAAGGATGGTGACGTGATTCAGAACCTAAAAAGTAAATAATAAGAAGAGGATTAGAATGATGATCAAAAGATTTTCTAATATAAATATTTCGACGTTTAAGTTAAAGGATGAAAAAGTTTACTCTATTGTCAATTTAATTATCAATTACTAAATAATAATGAGGATGATGACGTGATTCGGACCCTAGATAAAAGTagataagaagaagaatattAGAATGACGGGAAGAGAATTTCATAACACAGATATTCCGACGTTCAAAttaaaggatgaagaagatgaatatTAGGATTTTGATATACGTAGTTattgtaagaccgataggttcgatagagggggggtgaatatcgattcgaaaatatagagtattagcgcagcggaaaagtaaagtagacacaattattttttacttcgttcggagcctgtgacgactcctactcgaaggtccgtggtccttgaccagtttcgttgggcaatcactagcaattcgaatataattacagaatgaatacaggaaatgcttaatgaaacaaagtaataccgacaagaaaattaaccaaaaacgaagaagcactttgtcggagctttgttagcgtcgcaggaacgtagagcagtgggaccagcagtcgaaagttctcagttgatgattggttctgaagctcctgcctggggcttcttttatatgctgtcccgggcgcctgaatccccaggaatgtgacgtagctgcacaaaccatgatgctccacgtggcgacgactggtggatgaaatttgccttagGCGCCGGACCTCTGGCGCCGGATCCTCCggccggacccctcttctccgaaAGTCCTTCtccgcaagaaaaggttagtccgaggcaaatgtacctgcAGCAAAAGAATGTTATTAGTTTATAGATGAacgagtatgacttagattccgtctttccgagaccggaatctagtcacgatttcgacttagatatccgaaatggatctaagtcggatcgacgcctaatgttccctatccgggaacgcgtcctcgcagtcactcccctccagtgacttacctcacttacctgccagacgtccggtccaCCTGCCAGacttccggtcagcccgttgacccgtctggacttctcgccaagcgtccggtcagcccgtcgacccgcttggacttctcgccagctatccggtcagcccgtcgacctagctggacttttcctgcacacttgataaaagtgttagacgacaacaaacctaacttaacctgatttgtcattcatcaaaacctgagttagaccgttagtgctaaccgcaccaacaatctccccctttttgatggaatgacaacctggttaagttagtgataaaaagtatgcaaaaatcaagcatgatttttgaggtttttttttaaggtttaagttagttttttttgttttcatttagttgctctaacttaaccaacctaaccctccccctttggcattcatcaaaaaacaagggtaaacaatcacagTGAGAAATACCGAAAACAATAATACTTTGAACAATAACTGAGTTTTtaactccaagagaagatcaaattgacttgggggagtataaagttttgaaaatttgtttaaagcattagcttttagcttttagaaaaaaaatgctaagtttagataggttaattttcaaacataagtgtataaggtctaaaaaaaatttttcaaaacaagtttcaactttgaaatgctacttaaacataagttttcaaaaccaaaatcccaaagctaagtttgaaaagtctatttttcaaaactaattgaaatttatttttcaacactaaatgtacaagatttaattttcaaaacaaggaaaataactttgagaagcttagtttgtaaactaaattttgtaaaatttatccttcaaattagattgtcaaaattaagtaaagtcaaatttttaagaagtagactcaggacaattttcaaagtaaaattaagtttaaatctttacttttagttttcaaaggagtcttGGTAAACGTAAGATgaaatttgtttttcaaaatcaaatttttcaaagtttaaaagtattagattcaaaaccattgtttaaaatacttgaaaagttcagttttcaaagaataggtaaagagtttgtgagtttaaaattttcacaattttaaacaaattatttttaaactcttattttcaaaattaagtttaaaattcaatttggaaaactaaagtagtttatttctccccctgaatttgatatctaactttaaccagctgtctaaccaattaggtactaactaactattagaaaatagtagctttcacttggttagtcagattaagttaattataatcagtcagtgtttgacttgactgatgaactttaatctgattaatatttgaattatatttaacgtccagacttatactgatgcactgaaataagcatcttaagtccagacagatggcctatgcatctcaccccattctatGTTTattaaacacaagcaaggtaaccctagggtgttggtgagatgctcaaaaactagtcctatgggtacatgctttctaaggatgtaaacctagtctaaggccaaaactgtttttgaaagtctaaaaatggaaattttgaaaacaaacaagtttagcctataagttgataaaatcaaaaggatttttgaaatttcctagtctattgagcaagaacatattcaatgtaagtttgaaatgtcactagataaatccaaaatattttacaaatagcgtagctacagaagtaggtcatcactaaagctactgagatgatgaagggggtggtccagatcccaaggatcgaagaagtgtcatcagctcagtgtggcgggtgtccccggcagctcgtaactcggcaacctctcgccgtatgtcccgatgaaaatcggagttctcctgctggagactcgccatggctctctctagtccggtcatacggtcggctagagtgcggggagcgtgtcgtggtgctcgagctgggggtggtggtggagccggtgcggcttcctccggaaaaCTCGTCCATCtatgcgtctggatcgggctggtgctgtgcccccctccgccaagtcatagtcccgtcatctctatctacctggatgccggctagggaaaagttccgagaggatataacatcgaactcggtcatatgggccacgtctcctctagtgacatcaatgtgcagtgaggacatataggctgtcagaatgtgaccaaatggcatatggacacgactgtcagtcacgtatccggctgcgtaaatgatggtggagaagatatgtaggctaatgtcaatctccaacctatgaatcagggcataaagtaggaatgaatggaatgggcgcatcacagcgatgtcccgagtggtcagtggtaaaatgcaaagaactacaaccctataaagggcgtagtcctggactctaagttctactgacctaaactgtgtcacagtgggatctctctctcccccaaaaaaatacgaatacatcgtatcgagagtaatatgtgagtagggatcgtcgaacggtagatccctcggaggatagcacaaaaaagggcaagtagaaggacgcaactctaaaaactctcggatagtcgtaggggtaaatatgatatcagtgcctgctgccctagtggtataggtgaagtcatctatttttactaagttattgcaaaattcggcacatagacttatgtttattggactggtacattctacaaggttgcttaaattgtagtggcctataacctctaaggcaGGAGGACATGACCTTAAGAAGAATGCtttatctatgcaggtagtcctaatggccttatagatggtgggctcaaatttaatcctaagttcgtctgtgggaaacctagggtctgcactagcattggagggtcca from Zingiber officinale cultivar Zhangliang chromosome 5B, Zo_v1.1, whole genome shotgun sequence encodes the following:
- the LOC121984340 gene encoding protein NRT1/ PTR FAMILY 2.7-like — its product is MSKEESQEAEAPKKDGKGGWITFPFILGSAFGMTLAASGVTANLTVYLIKQYNVKSIDAAQIGNIVNGCINLSPVAGAILSDAFVGCYPVIVFSTLLSLLSLVLVTLTAAVKWLRPPPCAFGSADCQSASSGQLAFLYIAIALTAAGCGGTRFNMLALGASQFDKPRDQTVIFNWFFVLIYAAGIIGTTVLVFIEDSISWTLGFGLSATANAASAVVLLSGAKYYRKPAAQGSPFTGLLQVVVAAFRKWNVTITPANPSYYFRAINGGNINRAKTLDQTPNGSLLGRAPTQSLRFLNRAAWICDGETKPNGSVAKPWRLCSVEQVEDFKVLLRIFPLWSSSIFISVSISIQLGLTVLQALTMDRTVGPHFSVPASSFVVSSLASTAISLCLLDRFLLPLWHRLTRHTPTPLQRVGVGHFFNAAGMAASALVEHARARVVRAHRKESEAGWVVPMSALWLVVPLVLVGVGEAFHFPGQVALYYREFPSMLRNTSTGLIAVTIALGFYLSTAVIDLIRRTTGWLPDNINASRLEKVYWIVTVLTIANFSYYIACAALYRYQNPLPEEEEEEEEEGRQQQLNVND